In Hydractinia symbiolongicarpus strain clone_291-10 chromosome 4, HSymV2.1, whole genome shotgun sequence, the following proteins share a genomic window:
- the LOC130641308 gene encoding uncharacterized protein LOC130641308, with protein sequence MKTSAFAFLLCFVTTCQIICAKNEQQSSVPNDEEQRKDISTNLIKPTPPIDSKSKHRHLIKVLYDLNKQVDENRNDVFDIRYTYEKEVFGAKNEKVVRKLQNLKFDIFNVTSALPKDPMDFRSFMVYYIYLERYQDVYNGVEDLKKELTRGPLLEYILKYYNRFSEMLKSLKNLIVAFPEMLYDGIDQSYDRYDIVSQTNEFLRYFKIPVKPIHAKCYALIYNLEEFFTNLQSYMTLVIYKLESTNENTDTKEH encoded by the exons ATGAAGACAAGTGCTTTTGCTTTCCTATTG TGTTTCGTAACCACATGTCAAATTATTTGCGCCAAAAATGAACAACAATCTTCGGTTCCTAATGATGAAGAACAAAGGAAAGATATCAGTACCAATTTAATTAAACCAACGCCACCTATCGACAGCAAAAGTAAACACCGTCACCTGATTAAGGTGCTCTACGATTTAAATAAACAGGTGGATGAAAACAGGAATGATGTATTTGATATTAGATACACTTacgaaaaagaagtttttggaGCCAAAAACGAAAAAGTAGTCCGAAAATTGCagaatttaaaatttgacatttttaatGTAACAAGTGCTCTGCCAAAAGACCCGATGGATTTTCGTTCGTTTATGGTGTACTATATTTACTTGGAGCGATATCAAGATGTTTATAATGGCGTGGAAGATTTGAAGAAAGAGTTAACGCGAGGACCGCTGCTGGAATATATTCTGAAATATTACAACCGCTTCAGTGAAATGTTGAAATCGCTGAAAAATTTAATAGTCGCATTTCCTGAAATGTTATACGATGGCATTGACCAGAGTTATGACCGGTATGACATAGTCTCCCAAACGAATGAGTTTCTTCGTTACTTCAAGATCCCCGTTAAACCAATACACGCTAAGTGCTATGCATTGATCTACAACTTAGAAGAGTTTTTTACCAATTTGCAAAGCTATATGACATTGGTAATCTACAAGTTAGAGTCCACCAATGAGAATACTGATACGAAGGAACATTGA
- the LOC130641304 gene encoding protein Wnt-1-like, which translates to MDCFHKVLLLFVLVSLQLAEAMYWLALGTQTSAIDTTHHSKHLRNQCNALYLHQHQREVCWNYTDLIRSVGEGVRLSIDECQEQFRYRKWNCSIGKKGSVFGPMIRKASRESAFISGITSAGVAYAVTETCAEGRSMHCRCDNSIRGKTEAGWQWGGCNRPISYGIWFSKLFIDQVEVLTRKKRHPRKQMNLHNNQAGREIIRHNLWTRCKCHGMSGNCNVKTCWLAQPKFPEIGKKLKDRYDSAHEMEFEYKIKKNGKKKFKKLVPKYKEYLPPSPLDFIYYDESPDYCTNNNSLGISGTKGRPCNISSSGVDGCELMCCRRGYNVDIVQESKSCNCQFVWCCSVKCDTCTEAVPKYTCK; encoded by the exons ATGGATTGTTTCCATAAAGTTTTACTGCTGTTTGTATTAGTTAGTCTTCAACTAGCTGAAGCTATGTATTGGTt GGCACTTGGTACCCAAACATCAGCCATAGATACAACACACCATTCCAAACATCTTAGGAATCAATGCAATGCTTTATACTTGCACCAACACCAACGCGAAGTATGTTGGAATTACACAGATCTTATCAGAAGTGTAGGGGAAGGTGTTCGACTCAGTATAGATGAGTGTCAGGAGCAATTCAGGTATCGGAAGTGGAACTGCAGTATAGGAAAGAAAGGGTCAGTTTTTGGACCAATGATTCGAAAag CGAGTCGTGAGTCCGCCTTCATTAGTGGTATAACATCAGCGGGTGTAGCCTACGCAGTGACTGAAACATGCGCAGAAGGAAGATCAATGCATTGCCGTTGTGATAATAGCATTCGTGGTAAGACAGAAGCGGGCTGGCAGTGGGGTGGTTGTAACCGCCCTATATCGTATGGTATATGGTTTTCAAAGTTATTCATTGATCAAGTAGAGGTGCTAACCAGAAAGAAGCGACATCCACGAAAACAAATGAACTTGCATAATAACCAAGCTGGTCGTGAG ATAATTCGTCACAACTTATGGACAAGATGCAAATGTCATGGTATGTCTGGAAACTGCAACGTGAAAACATGTTGGCTCGCTCAACCAAAATTTCCCGAG ATCGGTAAAAAATTGAAAGACAGATACGACTCCGCCCACGAGATGGAATTTGAATACAAAATAAAGAAGAACGGcaagaaaaaattcaaaaagctTGTACCAAAGTATAAAGAGTATTTACCACCATCGCCTCTAGACTTTATATACTATGACGAATCACCAGACTATTGCACAAATAACAACAGCCTGGGTATTAGTGGTACAAAGGGTCGTCCATGCAACATAAGTTCTTCAGGGGTAGACGGGTGTGAACTAATGTGCTGTCGTCGAGGATATAACGTTGATATAGTACAAGAGTCAAAATCTTGTAACTGTCAATTTGTGTGGTGCTGTAGTGTGAAATGTGATACTTGCACAGAAGCTGTTCCGAAATATACATGCAAATAA